A portion of the Acidisoma sp. PAMC 29798 genome contains these proteins:
- a CDS encoding type II toxin-antitoxin system VapC family toxin has translation MIVVDSSALIAILHRDVEANSFLNIMVAAEGCLLSTVGLVETSIVLAGRMGNETSWVLLEELFVVTRVSIAEQDYAQAGIARHAFLRYGKGRHPAALNMGDCAAYALAKTLDLPLLFKGNDFSRTDLVPAAAAV, from the coding sequence GTGATTGTTGTCGATAGCTCGGCCCTGATCGCCATACTCCACCGAGACGTTGAGGCGAACTCCTTTCTGAACATCATGGTAGCGGCCGAAGGATGCCTGCTCTCCACAGTGGGCCTCGTGGAGACGAGTATCGTCTTAGCCGGACGGATGGGTAACGAAACGTCTTGGGTACTGCTGGAAGAGCTTTTCGTCGTTACCCGCGTGTCGATCGCAGAGCAGGATTACGCTCAGGCCGGTATCGCGCGGCACGCCTTCCTCCGCTATGGCAAAGGGCGGCACCCTGCGGCGCTCAATATGGGTGATTGCGCGGCCTATGCCCTCGCCAAGACGCTCGACTTACCGTTGCTCTTCAAGGGCAATGATTTCTCCCGCACCGACCTCGTTCCGGCGGCGGCGGCTGTCTGA
- a CDS encoding helix-turn-helix domain-containing protein: MIITPEQIRAARALLRLDQDELARRAQVSVVTIRRIEAAEGSARVAAATLGGVRQALEEAGVQFIIGGVRQRPELTPDQQARFEAAEAISLRSAEELRGRVLLTDDDMYDENGLPAE; this comes from the coding sequence ATGATCATCACGCCAGAGCAAATCCGTGCGGCCCGCGCTTTGCTTCGGCTGGACCAGGACGAGCTTGCCCGCCGGGCCCAGGTTTCGGTGGTGACCATACGGCGCATCGAAGCGGCCGAAGGCTCCGCCCGCGTGGCCGCCGCCACATTGGGCGGAGTGCGCCAAGCGCTGGAGGAAGCTGGCGTCCAGTTCATCATCGGCGGCGTCCGCCAGCGGCCGGAGCTCACTCCGGATCAGCAAGCCCGGTTTGAAGCCGCTGAGGCAATCAGTCTCCGCAGTGCGGAGGAACTGAGAGGGCGCGTTCTCCTCACGGATGATGACATGTACGATGAGAATGGTCTGCCTGCTGAGTGA
- a CDS encoding mechanosensitive ion channel family protein, whose protein sequence is MTHETLRDAFDHLALAPAWVSAPVWSTLILIAAGAVGLVLHRLSLVLFKRLQPPRKVRTFFELFVENTRGPSRLAYVVFLVGAALPSVSFSASTTIVIAHMLLVGFVLLVGWTSIRASEIGATLYLHRFRTDVDDNLLARKHLTQVRILKRAADILIGLVTIGVALMTFDDVRQYGLSLFASAGAASLVVGLAARPLLTNLIAGVQIAITQPIRLEDAVIVEGEWGWIEEITSTYVVVRLWDWRRMVLPIAYFLEKPFQNWTRESGALIGSVYLYLDYSVPVQAVRDKLNEIAAQSPLCDGKVINLQVSDARDSVIELRALVSARTAPQCWDLRCEVREKLIAFVQADYPHALPHLRVDFGKTATPSSSPGARPV, encoded by the coding sequence GTGACGCACGAGACCTTGCGCGATGCCTTCGACCACCTCGCCTTAGCGCCCGCCTGGGTGTCCGCGCCGGTCTGGAGCACGCTGATCCTCATCGCTGCCGGTGCCGTCGGCCTCGTTCTGCACCGGCTGAGCCTGGTCCTGTTCAAGCGGCTGCAGCCGCCGCGCAAGGTCCGCACCTTTTTCGAGCTGTTCGTCGAAAACACACGCGGCCCCAGCCGCCTCGCCTATGTCGTCTTCCTGGTCGGCGCGGCGCTGCCCTCGGTCAGTTTCTCGGCCAGCACGACGATCGTGATCGCCCATATGCTGTTGGTGGGCTTTGTCCTGCTGGTCGGCTGGACATCGATCCGCGCGTCCGAAATCGGCGCGACGCTCTACCTGCATCGCTTCCGCACCGACGTCGATGACAATCTGCTCGCCCGCAAGCACCTGACGCAGGTTCGCATCCTGAAGCGCGCCGCCGATATCCTGATCGGCTTGGTCACGATCGGCGTCGCTCTGATGACCTTCGATGACGTGCGCCAATACGGGTTGAGCCTCTTCGCTTCGGCCGGCGCCGCCAGCTTGGTCGTGGGTCTCGCGGCGCGACCGCTGCTGACCAACCTCATCGCCGGCGTACAGATCGCCATCACCCAGCCCATTCGCCTGGAAGATGCGGTGATCGTGGAGGGCGAATGGGGCTGGATCGAGGAAATCACCAGCACCTATGTCGTGGTCCGGCTGTGGGATTGGCGGCGGATGGTGCTGCCGATCGCCTATTTTCTGGAAAAACCTTTCCAGAACTGGACGCGAGAATCCGGAGCCCTGATCGGCTCGGTGTATCTCTATCTTGATTACAGCGTGCCGGTGCAGGCGGTGCGCGACAAACTGAACGAAATCGCCGCCCAAAGCCCGCTCTGCGACGGCAAGGTCATCAACCTCCAGGTCAGCGACGCGCGCGATTCGGTCATCGAGTTACGGGCCTTGGTCAGCGCACGAACGGCGCCGCAGTGTTGGGATCTGCGCTGCGAGGTGCGGGAAAAACTGATCGCTTTCGTGCAGGCCGACTATCCGCATGCGCTGCCACATCTGCGGGTCGACTTCGGCAAGACCGCAACACCATCGTCATCCCCAGGCGCCAGACCGGTGTGA
- the ytfQ gene encoding galactofuranose ABC transporter, galactofuranose-binding protein YtfQ: MTLKTILASTALCATLALGAVQAQAAQLVVGFSQIGSESGWRAAETTVTREQAKAHGVTLKFSDAQQKQENQISAIRAFIAQNVDAIFLAPVVATGWDPVLKEAKDANIPVILLDRLIDTQDPSLYLTAVGSDVVHEGNVAGTWLVGAVGTKPCNVVEIQGTVGSSPAIGRKKGFEQAIAGHDNIKIIRSQTGDFVRAKGKEVMESFIKAEDNGKNICAVFAHNDDMVVGAIQAIKEAGLKPGKDILVVSIDGVPDMLKAQMAGEDNASVELTPNMAGPAFDALIAFKEHGTIPPHFIQTKSKLLLPADAQAEYDEKKNLGY, translated from the coding sequence ATGACCCTAAAAACCATACTCGCGTCGACCGCTCTCTGCGCCACCCTCGCGCTCGGCGCCGTGCAGGCTCAGGCCGCGCAGCTCGTCGTCGGCTTTTCGCAGATCGGTTCGGAATCGGGCTGGCGCGCCGCCGAAACCACCGTGACGCGCGAACAAGCCAAGGCGCACGGCGTCACTCTCAAATTCTCTGACGCTCAGCAGAAGCAGGAAAATCAGATCAGCGCCATCCGCGCCTTCATCGCGCAGAATGTCGATGCGATCTTCCTGGCGCCCGTCGTCGCGACCGGTTGGGACCCCGTGCTCAAGGAAGCCAAGGACGCCAATATCCCCGTTATCCTGCTTGATCGCCTGATCGATACCCAGGACCCAAGCCTGTATCTGACCGCCGTCGGCTCCGACGTCGTCCATGAAGGCAATGTCGCCGGCACCTGGCTGGTCGGCGCCGTGGGCACCAAGCCCTGCAATGTCGTCGAAATCCAGGGCACCGTCGGTTCCAGCCCCGCCATCGGCCGCAAGAAGGGCTTCGAGCAGGCGATCGCCGGCCACGACAATATCAAGATCATCCGCAGCCAGACCGGAGACTTCGTGCGTGCGAAGGGCAAGGAAGTGATGGAAAGCTTCATCAAGGCGGAAGATAACGGCAAGAATATCTGCGCCGTCTTCGCGCATAACGACGACATGGTCGTGGGCGCCATCCAGGCCATCAAGGAAGCCGGCCTCAAGCCGGGCAAGGACATCCTTGTCGTCTCCATCGACGGTGTGCCCGATATGCTGAAGGCGCAGATGGCCGGTGAGGATAATGCTTCTGTTGAGCTGACGCCCAACATGGCGGGCCCGGCCTTCGACGCGTTGATCGCCTTCAAGGAGCACGGCACCATTCCGCCGCACTTCATCCAGACCAAGTCCAAGCTGCTGCTGCCCGCCGATGCCCAGGCAGAATACGACGAAAAGAAGAATCTCGGCTACTGA
- the gshB gene encoding glutathione synthase — MSGSLKVGVQMDPMEPVNINADSTFALMLEAQARGHRLWHYEVRHMALRGQTLTARAHAVEVRREIGRHFTFGEMAEINLGDMDVILMRQDPPFDMAYISATHMLEHIHPKTLVVNDPAEVRNAPEKLLVAHFPDLMPPTLITWDREAIRTFRAEFHDIIIKPLFGNGGVGVFRLKEDDENFGSLLDSHFSRSTEPLMIQRYEPAVRAGDKRIILVDGEPMGAVNRVPASGDARSNMHVGGRAEKSTITAREHEICARIGPYLRDHGLLFVGIDVIGDYLTEINVTSPTGLQEITRFDGIKIEETIWDRIEAKVFRR; from the coding sequence ATGTCTGGATCCTTGAAGGTCGGCGTCCAGATGGACCCGATGGAACCCGTCAACATCAATGCGGATTCGACCTTCGCGCTGATGTTGGAAGCGCAGGCGCGCGGCCATCGCCTGTGGCATTACGAAGTCCGCCACATGGCACTGCGCGGCCAGACGCTCACGGCCAGGGCTCATGCGGTAGAAGTCCGGCGGGAGATTGGCCGCCACTTCACCTTCGGCGAGATGGCGGAGATCAACCTCGGCGATATGGACGTGATCCTGATGCGCCAGGATCCGCCCTTCGACATGGCCTATATCAGCGCCACCCATATGCTGGAGCATATCCACCCCAAGACACTGGTGGTGAACGACCCGGCCGAGGTGCGCAACGCGCCCGAGAAGCTGCTCGTGGCCCATTTTCCCGACCTGATGCCGCCGACGCTGATCACCTGGGACCGCGAGGCCATCCGCACCTTCCGCGCCGAGTTCCACGACATCATCATCAAGCCGCTCTTCGGCAATGGCGGCGTGGGCGTTTTCCGCCTGAAGGAGGATGACGAGAATTTCGGCTCCCTCCTCGACAGTCATTTTTCGCGCTCGACCGAGCCGCTGATGATCCAGCGCTATGAGCCGGCCGTGCGCGCCGGCGACAAGCGCATCATCCTCGTCGATGGTGAGCCGATGGGCGCGGTCAATCGCGTGCCGGCCTCGGGCGATGCACGCTCCAACATGCATGTCGGCGGTCGGGCGGAAAAGAGCACCATCACGGCGCGCGAGCATGAGATCTGCGCCCGCATCGGCCCCTATCTGCGCGACCATGGGCTGCTGTTCGTCGGCATCGACGTCATCGGCGACTATCTGACCGAGATCAACGTGACCTCACCAACCGGATTGCAGGAAATCACGCGCTTCGACGGCATCAAGATCGAAGAGACGATCTGGGACCGAATCGAGGCGAAGGTCTTTCGCCGTTAA
- a CDS encoding sugar porter family MFS transporter, whose translation MSAIVQDSSAAIHGREQYTFFTGGMAALAGLMFGLDIGVISGALDLIGKAFHASDQAKEWIVSSMMFGAAVGALAAGMLSFRLGRKLSLILGAILFVVGSLFCAFSWDIQSLIVARVVLGVAIGIATFTAPLYISEIAPPEKRGSMISTYQLMITIGILAAFVSDTLFSYSGAWRWMLGIVAVPGILFLIGVTRLPNSPRWLMMRGQKREAREVLTALRANKAAVDKEVGEIEEQLRRPQIGWSLFRQNSNFRRSVFLGIILQVVQQFTGMNVVMYYAPRIFEVAGFQGHAQLWGTAIVGLVNVLATFIAIGLVDRLGRRPVLLTGFTVMAIGMGVLGFLLHIGTHDLAMRLFAVAMLLIFITGFAMSAGPLIWVLCSEVQPTKGRDFGIAASTFTNWVANFIVGITFLSMLNGLGNGPTFGIYAALNVVFILFTFFFVPETKGITLEGIEANLMAGKPLRHIGT comes from the coding sequence ATGAGTGCCATTGTCCAGGACAGCTCCGCCGCCATTCATGGTCGCGAGCAATATACCTTTTTCACGGGCGGGATGGCGGCGCTGGCCGGCCTCATGTTCGGTCTCGACATCGGGGTGATCTCGGGCGCGCTCGACCTCATCGGGAAGGCCTTCCACGCCTCCGACCAGGCCAAAGAATGGATCGTCAGCAGCATGATGTTCGGCGCGGCGGTCGGCGCGTTGGCCGCCGGCATGCTGTCCTTCCGGCTCGGCCGCAAACTGTCCCTCATTCTCGGCGCCATCCTCTTCGTGGTCGGATCGTTGTTCTGCGCCTTCTCCTGGGACATCCAGTCGCTGATCGTGGCGCGCGTTGTGCTGGGCGTGGCGATCGGCATCGCGACCTTCACGGCGCCGCTGTATATTTCCGAAATCGCGCCGCCCGAGAAACGAGGGTCGATGATTTCGACCTATCAGCTCATGATCACCATCGGCATCCTCGCGGCCTTCGTGTCCGACACGCTCTTCTCCTATTCTGGCGCCTGGCGCTGGATGCTCGGCATCGTCGCCGTTCCGGGCATCCTGTTCCTGATCGGCGTGACCCGCCTGCCCAACAGCCCGCGCTGGCTGATGATGCGCGGCCAGAAGCGCGAGGCGCGCGAGGTTTTAACCGCCCTGCGCGCCAATAAGGCCGCCGTCGATAAGGAAGTGGGCGAGATCGAAGAGCAGTTGCGCCGGCCGCAGATCGGCTGGTCGCTGTTCCGGCAGAACTCCAATTTTCGGCGCTCGGTCTTTCTCGGCATCATTCTTCAGGTCGTGCAGCAATTCACCGGCATGAACGTGGTGATGTATTACGCACCGCGCATCTTCGAAGTCGCCGGCTTCCAGGGCCACGCCCAGCTGTGGGGCACGGCGATCGTCGGCCTCGTGAATGTGCTGGCCACCTTCATCGCCATCGGCCTGGTCGATCGTCTCGGCCGCCGGCCGGTTCTGCTGACCGGCTTCACCGTCATGGCCATCGGCATGGGCGTGCTCGGCTTTCTGCTTCATATCGGCACCCATGACCTCGCCATGCGGCTGTTTGCGGTCGCCATGTTGCTGATCTTCATCACCGGCTTCGCGATGTCCGCCGGCCCCTTGATCTGGGTCCTGTGCTCGGAGGTTCAGCCCACCAAGGGCCGGGACTTCGGCATCGCCGCCTCCACCTTCACCAACTGGGTGGCGAACTTCATCGTGGGCATCACCTTCCTGTCGATGCTGAACGGCTTGGGCAATGGCCCCACCTTCGGCATCTATGCCGCGCTGAACGTCGTCTTCATCCTCTTCACCTTCTTCTTCGTGCCGGAGACGAAGGGCATCACCCTAGAAGGGATCGAGGCGAACCTGATGGCCGGCAAGCCGCTGCGCCACATCGGCACTTAA
- a CDS encoding sugar ABC transporter ATP-binding protein, with the protein MPLLSARGLTKTFPGVKALDHVDFDLEAGEIHALLGENGAGKSTFIKLVTGVAQPDEGAVTLGGVDIRPQNPSDALRLGIGTVYQEVNLLPNLSVAENLFMGRQQRRFGLIDFAAMQRRSAEIMRVYGIDVDVRAPLSDYSVAVQQLVAIARAVDFSAKVLILDEPTASLDAGEVAHLFVIMRDLRARGIGILFVSHFLDQVYEISDRITVLRNGRLIGTKATASLPRMELVSMMLGHELTEVVHRVKAPQSEAGDAFIAFKGYGRQGSIAPFDLTIRRGEVVGVAGLLGSGRTETAKLIFGIDRADSGTVTINGRPCRIASPRAAIAAGFAYCPEERKTEGIVGDLSVRENIILALQARRGWLKPLRRSEQDRIANEFIRRLDIRTRDAETPIKSLSGGNQQKALLARWLATEPQFLILDEPTRGIDIGAHAEIVRLIEGLCENGLALLVISSELEEIVTYSDRVRVLRDRRHVDELSGDAVSVGGIVATIAAPTAEAETLP; encoded by the coding sequence ATGCCTCTTCTGTCCGCCCGAGGACTGACCAAAACCTTTCCGGGCGTCAAAGCGCTCGATCACGTCGATTTCGATCTTGAGGCGGGCGAAATCCATGCCCTGCTCGGTGAGAACGGCGCCGGAAAATCGACCTTCATCAAACTGGTGACAGGCGTCGCGCAACCGGATGAGGGCGCCGTCACGCTCGGCGGCGTGGACATTCGACCGCAGAATCCGTCTGACGCGCTGCGCCTCGGCATCGGCACGGTGTATCAGGAGGTCAATCTCCTGCCTAATCTCTCGGTCGCCGAAAATCTGTTCATGGGCCGGCAACAGCGCCGCTTCGGCTTGATCGATTTCGCTGCGATGCAGCGTCGATCTGCTGAGATCATGCGAGTCTATGGCATCGACGTCGATGTGCGCGCGCCGCTGTCGGACTATTCCGTGGCGGTGCAGCAATTGGTCGCCATCGCCCGCGCGGTCGATTTCTCGGCCAAGGTTCTCATTCTCGATGAACCGACCGCGAGCCTCGACGCCGGCGAGGTCGCGCATTTGTTCGTGATCATGCGGGATTTGCGGGCACGCGGCATCGGCATCCTGTTCGTCAGTCACTTCCTCGATCAGGTCTACGAAATCTCGGACCGCATTACGGTCTTGCGGAACGGCCGTCTGATCGGCACCAAGGCCACCGCCAGCCTGCCGCGCATGGAACTGGTTTCCATGATGCTCGGCCATGAATTGACCGAGGTCGTGCATCGTGTGAAGGCGCCGCAGAGCGAAGCTGGCGATGCCTTCATCGCCTTCAAAGGCTATGGCCGCCAAGGCTCTATCGCGCCCTTCGACCTGACCATCCGGCGGGGCGAAGTAGTCGGCGTCGCGGGCCTTCTGGGCTCCGGCCGCACCGAGACGGCCAAGCTGATCTTCGGCATCGATCGGGCCGATAGTGGCACCGTCACCATCAATGGCCGCCCGTGTCGCATCGCCAGTCCGCGCGCCGCCATTGCCGCCGGCTTCGCCTATTGCCCGGAGGAGCGGAAGACAGAAGGCATCGTCGGCGATCTTTCGGTACGGGAAAACATCATCCTCGCTTTGCAGGCGCGGCGGGGCTGGCTGAAACCGTTGCGCCGGTCGGAGCAGGACCGCATCGCGAATGAGTTCATCCGTCGCTTGGATATTCGCACGCGCGATGCCGAAACGCCCATCAAGTCCCTGTCGGGCGGCAATCAGCAGAAGGCGCTGCTCGCCCGCTGGCTGGCGACGGAGCCGCAATTCCTCATTCTCGATGAGCCGACACGCGGCATCGATATCGGCGCCCATGCCGAGATCGTCCGCCTGATCGAAGGGCTTTGCGAAAACGGTTTAGCGCTTTTGGTGATTTCCTCCGAGTTGGAGGAGATCGTGACCTATTCGGACCGCGTTCGCGTGCTGCGCGACCGGCGCCATGTCGATGAGTTGTCCGGCGATGCGGTCAGCGTCGGCGGCATTGTCGCCACCATCGCGGCCCCCACCGCCGAGGCTGAGACGCTGCCATGA
- a CDS encoding DEAD/DEAH box helicase produces MPFPTLNPALTRALDERGYAEPTAVQAEILQAEAGRDLLVSAQTGSGKTVGYGLAFADTLFAGAERLPQAGPPLALIIAPTRELAQQVHTELTWLYAAAGGRVVVCVGGMDARSEARALSRGAHIVVGTPGRLKDHLERRQLDPSALRVLVLDEADEMLDLGFREELEFILGQAPEERRTMLFSATIPRDIAMLARRFQKNALRIDTVDRNAPHQDIEYRGMKIDPNQVEAATVNTLRLIDSPAIIFCGRRDGVRAMADALIGRGFTAVALSGELSQQERNNALQAVRDGRARVCVATDVAARGLDLPELGLVIHADLPTNKETLLHRSGRTGRAGRKGICVLMVPHTRRRRAEQLLSSAGITATWSTAPSADDIRAQDRARMLDDPFIVIPPSDEDGALAYQLAERYGAEAMAAAYVRLRRTALPAPVEILGARSGNEPASTFTPAPDRGPRDYSAGRPERSNEPRPAFYEAEGVPMVWYKTSVGRKNKADPKWLLPLICRLGSVTKREVGAIRITDNETRFQITEAASEAFMTAIRDAGENEIRIEQADGPPTEAHKPREFSRARSARPEGGDRPDYARAKPRFKPDSAPRSYRKRSV; encoded by the coding sequence ATGCCCTTCCCGACCCTGAACCCCGCTTTGACGCGCGCTCTCGACGAGCGTGGCTATGCGGAACCCACCGCCGTTCAAGCTGAAATCCTTCAGGCCGAGGCAGGCCGGGATCTCCTGGTGTCCGCCCAAACCGGCTCCGGCAAGACCGTGGGCTACGGCCTCGCTTTCGCCGATACCTTGTTCGCCGGTGCCGAGCGCCTGCCCCAGGCAGGCCCGCCGCTGGCGCTGATCATTGCCCCCACGCGCGAACTGGCCCAGCAGGTTCATACCGAACTGACCTGGCTCTATGCCGCCGCCGGTGGGCGCGTCGTCGTGTGCGTCGGTGGCATGGACGCTCGCAGCGAAGCCCGCGCCCTGTCGCGCGGCGCCCATATCGTGGTCGGCACCCCCGGCCGCTTGAAGGACCATCTGGAGCGCCGCCAGCTCGACCCCTCGGCCCTGCGGGTCCTGGTGCTGGATGAGGCCGACGAAATGCTCGACCTCGGCTTCCGCGAGGAGCTTGAGTTCATCCTCGGCCAGGCGCCGGAAGAGCGGCGGACCATGCTGTTCTCGGCCACCATCCCGCGCGACATCGCCATGCTCGCCCGGCGCTTCCAGAAGAACGCGCTGCGCATCGACACCGTCGATCGCAATGCGCCGCATCAGGACATCGAATATCGCGGCATGAAGATCGACCCCAATCAGGTCGAGGCCGCGACGGTCAATACGCTGCGGCTGATCGATTCCCCCGCCATCATCTTCTGCGGCCGGCGTGACGGCGTGCGCGCCATGGCCGACGCCCTGATCGGGCGTGGCTTCACCGCAGTCGCCCTGTCCGGCGAATTGTCCCAGCAGGAGCGTAACAACGCCCTGCAGGCGGTGCGGGACGGTCGGGCACGGGTCTGCGTCGCGACCGATGTCGCGGCACGCGGCCTCGATCTGCCGGAACTCGGCCTCGTCATCCATGCCGATCTGCCGACCAACAAGGAAACCCTGCTGCATCGCTCCGGCCGCACCGGTCGCGCGGGCCGCAAGGGTATCTGCGTGTTGATGGTGCCGCATACGCGCCGCCGCCGGGCCGAGCAGTTGCTGTCTTCGGCCGGCATCACCGCGACCTGGAGCACGGCGCCCTCGGCCGACGATATCCGCGCCCAGGACCGCGCCCGGATGCTGGACGACCCCTTCATCGTCATTCCGCCCTCCGATGAGGATGGCGCTCTCGCCTATCAGCTCGCCGAGCGTTATGGCGCAGAGGCGATGGCGGCGGCCTATGTTCGCCTCCGCCGCACGGCCCTGCCCGCCCCGGTCGAAATCCTGGGCGCACGCTCGGGCAACGAGCCCGCATCGACCTTCACCCCGGCGCCCGATCGCGGCCCCCGCGATTACTCCGCCGGCCGCCCCGAGCGCAGCAACGAACCGCGCCCGGCTTTCTATGAGGCCGAGGGCGTGCCGATGGTCTGGTACAAGACCAGCGTCGGCCGCAAGAACAAGGCCGACCCGAAGTGGCTGCTGCCGCTGATCTGCCGCCTCGGCTCGGTCACCAAGCGCGAAGTGGGCGCCATCCGCATCACGGATAACGAGACGCGGTTCCAAATCACGGAAGCCGCTTCCGAGGCCTTCATGACCGCCATCCGCGATGCCGGCGAGAACGAGATCCGCATCGAGCAGGCAGACGGCCCGCCGACCGAGGCGCATAAGCCCCGCGAATTCAGCCGCGCCCGCTCGGCCCGGCCCGAAGGCGGGGACCGGCCGGACTATGCGCGCGCCAAGCCGCGCTTCAAGCCGGACAGCGCGCCGCGCAGCTACCGCAAGCGGTCGGTTTAA
- a CDS encoding ABC transporter permease has translation MNRPSLKSNALRSVRPAAPQVMALILVLCADWLVSHQFFNIRLQSGRLFGSVIDVFYHGAPVALLAIGMSLVIATGGIDLSVGAIMAISGAFAAVLINSNVPLWETIALALALGGLCGLWNGFLVAIIRIQPIVATLILLVAGRGIAQLITGGQIVTFDDVHLIGVASSSLLAIPLPIVIAALVLLITIALVRWTALGLLIEATGANALSSRYAGVETRVVTVSVYVWSGLCAGMAGIIAAADIRGADANNVGLWTELDAILAVVLGGASLLGGRFGLVRSVIGALIIQAMNTGILLSGFQPEFNLIVKAVVVLVVLLLQSPAMLRGIRSMRRRVAS, from the coding sequence ATGAACCGCCCGAGTTTGAAGAGTAACGCCCTGCGGTCGGTGCGACCCGCAGCGCCGCAAGTCATGGCGCTGATCCTGGTGCTCTGCGCCGACTGGCTGGTGTCGCATCAGTTCTTCAACATTCGCCTGCAGAGCGGCCGGCTGTTCGGCAGCGTCATCGACGTCTTCTATCACGGTGCGCCGGTGGCGTTGCTTGCCATCGGCATGTCCCTGGTCATCGCGACGGGTGGCATCGATCTCTCCGTCGGTGCCATCATGGCGATTTCGGGCGCCTTCGCGGCGGTGCTGATCAACAGCAATGTGCCCCTATGGGAAACCATCGCCCTGGCGCTTGCACTCGGCGGCCTCTGCGGTTTGTGGAACGGCTTCCTGGTGGCCATCATTCGCATCCAGCCGATCGTCGCGACCCTTATCCTGCTGGTCGCGGGGCGCGGCATCGCGCAGCTCATCACCGGTGGTCAGATCGTCACCTTCGACGATGTGCATCTGATCGGGGTAGCGAGTTCCAGCCTTTTGGCCATCCCGCTGCCGATCGTCATCGCGGCGCTCGTGCTGCTCATCACCATCGCCCTCGTGCGATGGACGGCGCTTGGCCTGCTGATCGAGGCGACGGGCGCCAATGCGCTATCAAGTCGCTATGCGGGGGTCGAGACGCGGGTCGTGACGGTCAGCGTCTATGTCTGGTCCGGCCTTTGCGCCGGCATGGCGGGCATTATCGCTGCCGCCGACATTCGCGGCGCGGATGCCAATAATGTCGGCTTATGGACAGAGCTGGATGCCATTCTGGCCGTGGTTCTGGGCGGCGCCTCGCTGCTTGGGGGCCGCTTCGGCCTAGTGCGCAGCGTCATCGGTGCGCTCATCATCCAGGCGATGAACACCGGCATTCTGCTGTCCGGCTTCCAGCCGGAATTCAACCTCATCGTCAAGGCTGTCGTTGTGCTCGTGGTACTTCTGCTCCAGTCGCCGGCCATGCTGCGCGGCATACGCTCCATGCGGCGGAGGGTTGCGTCGTGA
- a CDS encoding lysophospholipid acyltransferase family protein, giving the protein MAAPEPSERSARLLSSDGSWPWVPRVNDGVLVTLRALAAGLWTLACAPVQAVFLVLPGRGKAWFAAVYWAGICRVLGLRVRIIGAPLARGLPVVFISNHSSWLDIPALGSCLKACFIAKGEVSRWPVISIVARLGRTVFVSRKAAGAARENTDIRARLAAGDSLILFPEGTTSDGARVMPFRSAFLAIAETGLPHILQPVSIVYDEIDWLPARRADRALFAWFGDMDLASHFNRIARHRGLRVTIMLHPPIEQAPGMSRKHLARSAWAQVADSAAELRRNRRP; this is encoded by the coding sequence GTGGCCGCGCCCGAACCGTCAGAGCGCAGCGCGCGCCTGCTCTCTTCGGACGGGTCCTGGCCCTGGGTGCCTCGCGTCAATGACGGTGTGCTCGTTACCCTAAGGGCCTTGGCTGCCGGGCTGTGGACCCTGGCCTGCGCGCCTGTCCAGGCGGTTTTTCTGGTCCTGCCCGGGCGGGGGAAGGCGTGGTTCGCCGCCGTCTACTGGGCCGGCATCTGCCGCGTGCTCGGCCTGCGCGTGCGGATCATCGGCGCCCCCTTGGCGCGCGGCCTGCCCGTCGTCTTCATTTCCAACCATTCCTCCTGGCTGGACATTCCAGCCCTCGGCTCCTGCTTGAAGGCCTGCTTCATCGCCAAGGGTGAGGTCAGCCGATGGCCCGTCATCTCCATCGTCGCCCGGCTCGGCCGCACGGTCTTCGTCAGTCGGAAGGCTGCCGGGGCTGCGCGGGAGAATACCGATATCCGCGCGCGGCTGGCGGCCGGCGACAGCCTGATCCTGTTCCCCGAAGGCACGACGTCGGATGGCGCGCGCGTCATGCCCTTCCGCTCGGCCTTCCTGGCCATCGCCGAGACCGGGCTGCCCCATATCCTGCAGCCCGTGTCGATCGTCTATGACGAGATCGACTGGCTGCCCGCCCGCCGCGCCGATCGGGCGCTGTTTGCCTGGTTCGGGGACATGGACCTCGCCAGCCACTTCAACCGTATCGCGCGCCACCGGGGCCTGCGGGTGACGATCATGCTGCATCCGCCGATCGAGCAAGCGCCAGGCATGAGCCGCAAACACTTGGCGCGGTCGGCCTGGGCACAGGTCGCGGACAGTGCCGCCGAGTTGCGGCGAAACCGCAGGCCGTGA